One segment of Castanea sativa cultivar Marrone di Chiusa Pesio chromosome 3, ASM4071231v1 DNA contains the following:
- the LOC142629591 gene encoding stemmadenine O-acetyltransferase-like, with protein sequence MKLEVEAISQDTVKPSFPTPPRLHHYKLSFLDQLQPLVFMPLVHFYPKYSDTNFTNIEQSDRIKKSLSDALTRFYMLAGRVKDNLYVDCNDEGVHFVEAKANCKLSEFLEDPIPGELNKFLPFELDEVNELPAAVQITFFNCGGLVIGVLMSHRIIDALSFILFLNSWAAIARGHGNIVTPPMDSATLFPPQELSGLNMNIGITKDNIVTKRFVFDASAIGSIREKYSSDDKSIEYPRPTRVEALSAFIWSRFMASTQSKPDPNKIYKILHALNLRTRTDPPLSYDYFGNICRFAMSVPPRDAEGFYGIIKPMREAIQKIDADFVKILQQGDAYLKYMKENISNFVKGEVVTLSFTSLCRFPLYEVDFGWGKPAWVTSAKFTFKNLITFIDKKSGDGIEVWINLKAEDMAKFETDNELLAFVSPKNFVLS encoded by the coding sequence ATGAAGCTTGAAGTCGAAGCTATCTCACAGGACACTGTCAAACCCTCATTTCCAACCCCTCCACGTCTCCACCACTACAAGCTTTCCTTCCTCGATCAACTTCAACCTCTCGTATTCATGCCTCTTGTTCATTTCTACCCGAAATACAGCGATACTAATTTCACCAATATAGAACAAAGTGACCGGATTAAGAAATCTTTATCGGATGCCTTAACCCGATTTTACATGCTAGCAGGACGAGTTAAGGACAATCTTTATGTAGATTGCAACGATGAGGGTGTCCACTTCGTTGAAGCAAAGGCAAATTGCAAACTTTCTGAATTTCTTGAGGATCCAATTCCTGGTGAGCTCAACAAATTTCTACCATTTGAATTGGACGAAGTCAATGAGTTACCCGCAGCAGTGCAAATCACCTTCTTCAACTGTGGTGGGCTTGTGATTGGAGTTCTCATGTCCCACAGAATTATAGATGCTTTATCTTTCATCTTGTTTCTCAACAGTTGGGCTGCTATTGCTCGTGGTCATGGCAACATAGTTACTCCTCCAATGGATTCCGCCACGCTATTCCCACCACAAGAATTATCTGGCTTAAATATGAATATTGGGATCACAAAGGATAATATTGTGACCAAGAGGTTTGTCTTCGATGCATCTGCTATAGGTTCCATTAGAGAAAAATACAGTTCTGATGACAAAAGCATTGAATACCCACGTCCGACTCGCGTTGAGGCCTTATCTGCTTTCATATGGAGCCGCTTCATGGCTTCTACTCAATCAAAACCAGACCCAAATAAGATCTACAAAATTCTTCATGCTCTGAACCTACGTACCAGGACTGACCCTCCTCTTTCATATGATTACTTTGGTAATATTTGCCGCTTTGCTATGTCAGTACCACCCAGGGACGCTGAGGGCTTTTATGGCATTATCAAACCAATGAGAGAAGCGATACAGAAAATTGATGCAGATTTTGTGAAAATTCTCCAACAAGGTGATGCGTACTTAAAATATATGAAAGAGAACATCTCTAACTTCGTAAAAGGGGAGGTGGTTACGCTTTCCTTCACCAGCTTGTGCAGGTTTCCTCTATATGAGGTTGATTTTGGGTGGGGAAAGCCTGCTTGGGTTACCTCAGCAAAATTCACGTTCAAGAATTTAATTACCTTTATTGACAAAAAATCAGGAGATGGAATTGAGGTATGGATTAACCTGAAAGCAGAGGACATGGCTAAATTCGAAACCGACAACGAGCTCCTTGCCTTTGTTTCGCCAAAGAACTTCGTACTCAGCTAG
- the LOC142629593 gene encoding stemmadenine O-acetyltransferase-like produces MATLKVPELVPSPAEDAEQQRKAFQAMKLEVEAISQDTIKPSFPTPPHLHHYQLSFLDQLHPLVFMPLIFYYPNYSEANLSNIEQSDWIKKSLSDALTQFHMLAGRVKDNLYVDCNDEGVHYVEAKANCKLSEFLENPIPGELNKFLPFELDEVNELPAAVQVTFFNCGGLAIGVLMSHRIIDALSFILFLNSWSAIARGDGNIVSPPMDSAKLFPPQDLSGFNPNIGITKDKIVTKRFVFDASAIAEIRGRYSSDDKSIEYPRPTRVEALSAFIWSRFMAATQPKPDPNKIYSIVHAVNLRTKTAPPLPYDYFGNISRFAMSVPSRDIEEGFHDIIKPIREGIKKIDGNFVKMLQQGDLYLKYLNENSSIFLKGELLTLSFTSLCKFPLYEVDFGWGKPAWVSSSKFTFKNLVGFIDTKSGDGIEAWFHLKEEDMDKFETDKELLSFVSPKNFVLN; encoded by the exons atggCTACTCTTAAAGTACCAGAATTGGTTCCTTCACCAGCCGAGGACGCAGAGCAACAACGAAAGGCTTTCCAAG CAATGAAGCTTGAAGTCGAAGCTATCTCACAGGACACCATCAAACCCTCATTTCCAACTCCTCCACATCTCCACCACTACCAGCTTTCCTTCCTCGATCAACTTCATCCTCTAGTTTTCATGCCTCTGATTTTTTACTACCCAAATTACAGTGAAGCTAATCTCAGCAATATAGAACAAAGTGACTGGATTAAGAAATCTTTATCGGATGCCTTAACCCAATTTCACATGCTAGCAGGACGAGTTAAGGACAATCTTTACGTAGATTGCAACGATGAAGGTGTCCACTATGTCGAAGCAAAGGCAAATTGCAAACTTTCTGAATTTCTTGAGAATCCAATTCCTGGTGAGCTCAACAAGTTTCTACCATTTGAATTGGACGAAGTCAATGAGTTACCCGCAGCAGTGCAAGTCACCTTCTTCAACTGTGGTGGGCTTGCAATTGGTGTACTCATGTCCCACAGAATTATAGATGCCTTATCTTTCATCTTGTTTCTCAACAGTTGGTCTGCTATTGCTCGTGGTGATGGCAACATAGTGAGTCCTCCAATGGATTCTGCCAAGCTATTCCCACCACAAGATTTATCTGGCTTCAATCCAAATATTGGGATTACAAAGGataaaattgtgacaaaaaggtTTGTCTTTGATGCATCGGCTATAGCAGAAATTAGAGGCAGATACAGTTCTGACGACAAGAGCATTGAATATCCACGTCCGACTCGTGTTGAGGCCTTATCCGCTTTCATATGGAGCCGCTTCATGGCTGCCACTCAACCAAAACCAGACCCAAATAAGATCTACAGTATTGTTCATGCTGTAAACTTGCGAACCAAGACAGCCCCGCCTCTTCCATATGATTACTTTGGTAATATTAGCCGGTTTGCTATGTCGGTACCATCCAGGGACATCGAGGAGGGCTTTCATGACATTATTAAACCAATAAGAGAAGGGATTAAGAAAATCGATGGGAATTTtgttaaaatgctccaacaaggtGATTTGTACTTAAAATATCTCAATGAGAACTCCTCTATCTTCCTAAAAGGGGAGCTGCTTACGCTTTCCTTCACCAGTTTGTGCAAGTTTCCTCTATATGAGGTTGATTTTGGGTGGGGAAAACCTGCATGGGTTAGCTCATCTAAATTCACATTCAAGAATTTAGTTGGTTTCATTGACACTAAATCGGGGGATGGAATTGAGGCATGGTTTCACttgaaagaagaagatatggatAAGTTCGAGACCGATAAAGAGCTCCTTTCCTTTGTTTCACCAAAGAACTTCGTACTTAACTAG